In a genomic window of Oncorhynchus keta strain PuntledgeMale-10-30-2019 chromosome 26, Oket_V2, whole genome shotgun sequence:
- the mysm1 gene encoding histone H2A deubiquitinase MYSM1 isoform X1 produces the protein MSVLCEYALAPLFEIWLANMADELDVVDIEGDECDPDLGDFGDRAALLQNQYMQSAWKTNTGVLPWELDRSISAENREVIENMLMEEQYYLTGKEMPESVWANAPPNPKPKLKRSPAKSSASGSSTATRWSQQEKVLFETGLAQFGRRWTKISKLVGSRTVFQVKSYARQYFKHKAKSEGNTTAVAPPTAPVVLGHVPETSSAFSSSGLSVPSHLSALTNVVRIERLGDEEEEEVDITDDLSDEGGSGGGVGVIGENRRIEGKGEELRAGVHTETCEPGAPEELDNQGETHQDLSNQTLPSLGETDQEQPNCSPPSSLTTPSPCLAVQAPSGQCEGGTAEPQRDPVESGEDTGGSRWTEAGEGEESEEEEEELKYPEQEVELDPATITEEEKQAIPEFFEGRPSKTPGRYLRIRNYILDQWLKSKPKYLNKTSVRPGLKNCGDVNCIGRIHTYLELIGAINFNCDQAVYNRPRMVDRSKPRDSRDTLEYQLAQRLQSMRTRKRRVRDVWGNWRDAKDLEGQTYEHLSAEELALRREEMRRQSKPCKVSRHRRLLDPFQLIPCCVFGEDRPEPFQVIVCAEALLIMDMHAHVSMGEVIGLLGGAYSEEDKVLKIFAAEPCNSVSTGLQCEMDPLSQTQACEMLSSLGSAVVGWYHSHPTFHPNPSLRDIHTQDQFQSYFSRGGAPFIGMIVSPFDPANPSPRSQTTCLMVREDQGPTGPQKLPYRFDYQCSQQQPDWGQLMRRAEWIICKYKHAHGSVQMDRLFRRDSHLTCLEKMMASLGRYLEPLPEEGSPFLSQIHALFQSHFVSQQPRDQDESGTSGSPEPINAHAFPFAQPINVSLTGDTGTQENWENESVSPTDNLETPNIKTINAHQAKEEISHPIRFGSVLLTGHDYLF, from the exons ATGTCGGTATTGTGTGAGTACGCTCTTGCCCCCTTGTTTGAAATTTGGCTCGCCAACATGGCGGACGAGCTGGATGTCGTTGATATCGAAGGAGACGAATGTGATCCTGATTTAGG GGACTTCGGTGACAGAGCAGCGCTACTCCAGAACCAGTACATGCAGTCAGCATGGAAGACCAATACTGGTGTCCTA CCGTGGGAGCTGGACCGCTCCATCAGTGCAGAGAACAGAGAAGTGATCGAGAACATGTTGATGGAGGAGCA GTATTATCTGACAGGTAAAGAGATGCCTGAGAGTGTGTGGGCCAACGCTCCACCTAACCCGAAACCCAAATTGAAGAG GTCTCCAGCCAAGTCCTCAGCTTCAGGCTCCTCGACAGCCACTCGCTGGTCTCAGCAGGAGAAGGTGCTGTTTGAGACAGGACTG GCTCAGTTTGGCCGTAGATGGACTAAGATCTCCAAGCTGGTAGGCAGCCGGACCGTTTTCCAGGTTAAGAGCTACGCCAGACAGTACTTCAAACACAAG GCTAAATCAGAGGGCAATACTACTGCTGTGGCGCCTCCTACAGCTCCGGTGGTGTTAGGCCATGTCCCAGAGACAAGCTCAGCATTCTCCTCCTCTGGCCTGTCTGTCCCCAGCCATCTGTCAGCTCTGACCAACGTTGTCCGGATAGAGAGACTGGGtgacgaagaggaggaagaggtggacaTCACTGATGACCTCAGCgatgagggagggagtggaggaggggttGGAGTGATAGGAGAAAACAGAAGGAttgaggggaagggagaggaactTCGGGCAGGAGTTCATACTGAGACATGTGAGCCTGGAGCCCCAGAGGAGCTGGACAACCAGGGAGAGACCCACCAGGACCTATCCAACCAGACACTCCCCAGCCTGGGAGAGACTGATCAGGAGCAGCCTAACTGtagccctccatcctccctcacaACCCCCTCCCCCTGCCTAGCAGTGCAGGCCCCCAGTGGACAGTGTGAGGGGGGCACTGCTGAGCCCCAGAGGGACCCAGTAGAGTCTGGAGAGGATACAGGGGGGTCTAGgtggacagaggcaggggagggtgaggagtctgaagaggaagaggaggagcttAAATACCCCGAGCAGGAAGTGGAGCTGGACCCGGCAACCatcacagaggaggagaaacaagCTATCCCAGAATTCTTTGAGGGACGACCATCCAAAACCCCAGGAAGATATCTGAGGATCAGGAACTACATCCTGGAtcaatg gTTGAAGAGCAAGCCCAAGTACTTGAACAAGACGTCCGTGCGTCCTGGCCTGAAGAACTGTGGAGATGTCAACTGTATTGGCAGAATACACACCTACCTGGAGTTGATAGGAGCCATCAACTTCAACTGTG ACCAGGCGGTGTATAACCGTCCCAGGATGGTGGATCGGTCCAAAcccagagacagcagagacactcTGGAATACCAACTGGCACAGAGACTACAGAGCATG CGAACCAGGAAGCGTCGTGTGAGGGACGTGTGGGGGAACTGGCGTGACGCTAAAGACCTGGAGGGACAGACATACGAGCACCTGAGTGCAGAGGAGCTAgccctgaggagagaggagatgagacggCAATCTAAACCCTGTAAAGTCTCCAGGCACAGAAG gTTGTTGGATCCGTTCCAGTTGATTCCGTGCTGTGTGTTTGgagaggacagaccagagcccttcCAGGTGATAGTGTGTGCTGAGGCTCTCCTCATCATGGACATG CATGCTCATGTGTCGATGGGAGAGGTTATCGGCCTACTGGGAGGAGCTTACAGCGAGGAGGACAAAGTCCTGAAG ATCTTTGCAGCAGAGCCTTGTAACAGTGTGAGTACAGGTCTGCAGTGTGAGATGGACCCGTTGTCTCAGACTCAGGCCTGTGAGATGCTGTCTAGCCTGGGCTCGGCTGTAGTGGGATGGTACCACTCTCACCCCACCTTCCACCCTAACCCTTCTCTAcgggatatacacacacaggaccagtTCCAG agtTATTTCTCTCGAGGCGGAGCCCCCTTTATTGGGATGATCGTGAGTCCGTTTGACCCTGCTAACCCCTCCCCACGTTCCCAGACCACCTGCCTGATGGTCAGAGAGGACCAAGGACCTACAGGACCACAGA aGCTGCCCTACAGGTTTGACTACCAGTGTTCCCAGCAGCAGCCTGACTGGGGCCAGCTGATGAGGAGGGCAGAGTGGATCATCTGCAAATATAAGCATGCCCACGGCAGTGTCCAGATGGACAGGCTGTTCCGCAGGGACTCTCATCTGACCTGTCTAGAGAAG ATGATGGCATCTTTAGGGAGATATCTGGAGCCTCTGCCAGAGGAGGGAAGTCCCTTCCTTTCCCAGATCCATGCTCTCTTCCAGTCTCACTTTGTTTCCCAGCAACCCAGAGACCAGGATGAGAGCGGAACCTCTGGCTCCCCAGAGCCAATCAACGCCCATGCCTTCCCCTTCGCTCAGCCAATCAACGTCAGCTTAACAGGagacacaggaacacaggaaAACTGGGAGAATGAATCTGTCTCTCCAACTGATAATTTAGAAACGCCTAATATCAAAACTATTAACGCACACCAAGCTAAAGAAGAGATCTCACATCCAATACGGTTTGGTTCTGTGTTGTTGACTGGTCATGATTATCTATTCTGA
- the mysm1 gene encoding histone H2A deubiquitinase MYSM1 isoform X2, which produces MDFGDRAALLQNQYMQSAWKTNTGVLPWELDRSISAENREVIENMLMEEQYYLTGKEMPESVWANAPPNPKPKLKRSPAKSSASGSSTATRWSQQEKVLFETGLAQFGRRWTKISKLVGSRTVFQVKSYARQYFKHKAKSEGNTTAVAPPTAPVVLGHVPETSSAFSSSGLSVPSHLSALTNVVRIERLGDEEEEEVDITDDLSDEGGSGGGVGVIGENRRIEGKGEELRAGVHTETCEPGAPEELDNQGETHQDLSNQTLPSLGETDQEQPNCSPPSSLTTPSPCLAVQAPSGQCEGGTAEPQRDPVESGEDTGGSRWTEAGEGEESEEEEEELKYPEQEVELDPATITEEEKQAIPEFFEGRPSKTPGRYLRIRNYILDQWLKSKPKYLNKTSVRPGLKNCGDVNCIGRIHTYLELIGAINFNCDQAVYNRPRMVDRSKPRDSRDTLEYQLAQRLQSMRTRKRRVRDVWGNWRDAKDLEGQTYEHLSAEELALRREEMRRQSKPCKVSRHRRLLDPFQLIPCCVFGEDRPEPFQVIVCAEALLIMDMHAHVSMGEVIGLLGGAYSEEDKVLKIFAAEPCNSVSTGLQCEMDPLSQTQACEMLSSLGSAVVGWYHSHPTFHPNPSLRDIHTQDQFQSYFSRGGAPFIGMIVSPFDPANPSPRSQTTCLMVREDQGPTGPQKLPYRFDYQCSQQQPDWGQLMRRAEWIICKYKHAHGSVQMDRLFRRDSHLTCLEKMMASLGRYLEPLPEEGSPFLSQIHALFQSHFVSQQPRDQDESGTSGSPEPINAHAFPFAQPINVSLTGDTGTQENWENESVSPTDNLETPNIKTINAHQAKEEISHPIRFGSVLLTGHDYLF; this is translated from the exons AT GGACTTCGGTGACAGAGCAGCGCTACTCCAGAACCAGTACATGCAGTCAGCATGGAAGACCAATACTGGTGTCCTA CCGTGGGAGCTGGACCGCTCCATCAGTGCAGAGAACAGAGAAGTGATCGAGAACATGTTGATGGAGGAGCA GTATTATCTGACAGGTAAAGAGATGCCTGAGAGTGTGTGGGCCAACGCTCCACCTAACCCGAAACCCAAATTGAAGAG GTCTCCAGCCAAGTCCTCAGCTTCAGGCTCCTCGACAGCCACTCGCTGGTCTCAGCAGGAGAAGGTGCTGTTTGAGACAGGACTG GCTCAGTTTGGCCGTAGATGGACTAAGATCTCCAAGCTGGTAGGCAGCCGGACCGTTTTCCAGGTTAAGAGCTACGCCAGACAGTACTTCAAACACAAG GCTAAATCAGAGGGCAATACTACTGCTGTGGCGCCTCCTACAGCTCCGGTGGTGTTAGGCCATGTCCCAGAGACAAGCTCAGCATTCTCCTCCTCTGGCCTGTCTGTCCCCAGCCATCTGTCAGCTCTGACCAACGTTGTCCGGATAGAGAGACTGGGtgacgaagaggaggaagaggtggacaTCACTGATGACCTCAGCgatgagggagggagtggaggaggggttGGAGTGATAGGAGAAAACAGAAGGAttgaggggaagggagaggaactTCGGGCAGGAGTTCATACTGAGACATGTGAGCCTGGAGCCCCAGAGGAGCTGGACAACCAGGGAGAGACCCACCAGGACCTATCCAACCAGACACTCCCCAGCCTGGGAGAGACTGATCAGGAGCAGCCTAACTGtagccctccatcctccctcacaACCCCCTCCCCCTGCCTAGCAGTGCAGGCCCCCAGTGGACAGTGTGAGGGGGGCACTGCTGAGCCCCAGAGGGACCCAGTAGAGTCTGGAGAGGATACAGGGGGGTCTAGgtggacagaggcaggggagggtgaggagtctgaagaggaagaggaggagcttAAATACCCCGAGCAGGAAGTGGAGCTGGACCCGGCAACCatcacagaggaggagaaacaagCTATCCCAGAATTCTTTGAGGGACGACCATCCAAAACCCCAGGAAGATATCTGAGGATCAGGAACTACATCCTGGAtcaatg gTTGAAGAGCAAGCCCAAGTACTTGAACAAGACGTCCGTGCGTCCTGGCCTGAAGAACTGTGGAGATGTCAACTGTATTGGCAGAATACACACCTACCTGGAGTTGATAGGAGCCATCAACTTCAACTGTG ACCAGGCGGTGTATAACCGTCCCAGGATGGTGGATCGGTCCAAAcccagagacagcagagacactcTGGAATACCAACTGGCACAGAGACTACAGAGCATG CGAACCAGGAAGCGTCGTGTGAGGGACGTGTGGGGGAACTGGCGTGACGCTAAAGACCTGGAGGGACAGACATACGAGCACCTGAGTGCAGAGGAGCTAgccctgaggagagaggagatgagacggCAATCTAAACCCTGTAAAGTCTCCAGGCACAGAAG gTTGTTGGATCCGTTCCAGTTGATTCCGTGCTGTGTGTTTGgagaggacagaccagagcccttcCAGGTGATAGTGTGTGCTGAGGCTCTCCTCATCATGGACATG CATGCTCATGTGTCGATGGGAGAGGTTATCGGCCTACTGGGAGGAGCTTACAGCGAGGAGGACAAAGTCCTGAAG ATCTTTGCAGCAGAGCCTTGTAACAGTGTGAGTACAGGTCTGCAGTGTGAGATGGACCCGTTGTCTCAGACTCAGGCCTGTGAGATGCTGTCTAGCCTGGGCTCGGCTGTAGTGGGATGGTACCACTCTCACCCCACCTTCCACCCTAACCCTTCTCTAcgggatatacacacacaggaccagtTCCAG agtTATTTCTCTCGAGGCGGAGCCCCCTTTATTGGGATGATCGTGAGTCCGTTTGACCCTGCTAACCCCTCCCCACGTTCCCAGACCACCTGCCTGATGGTCAGAGAGGACCAAGGACCTACAGGACCACAGA aGCTGCCCTACAGGTTTGACTACCAGTGTTCCCAGCAGCAGCCTGACTGGGGCCAGCTGATGAGGAGGGCAGAGTGGATCATCTGCAAATATAAGCATGCCCACGGCAGTGTCCAGATGGACAGGCTGTTCCGCAGGGACTCTCATCTGACCTGTCTAGAGAAG ATGATGGCATCTTTAGGGAGATATCTGGAGCCTCTGCCAGAGGAGGGAAGTCCCTTCCTTTCCCAGATCCATGCTCTCTTCCAGTCTCACTTTGTTTCCCAGCAACCCAGAGACCAGGATGAGAGCGGAACCTCTGGCTCCCCAGAGCCAATCAACGCCCATGCCTTCCCCTTCGCTCAGCCAATCAACGTCAGCTTAACAGGagacacaggaacacaggaaAACTGGGAGAATGAATCTGTCTCTCCAACTGATAATTTAGAAACGCCTAATATCAAAACTATTAACGCACACCAAGCTAAAGAAGAGATCTCACATCCAATACGGTTTGGTTCTGTGTTGTTGACTGGTCATGATTATCTATTCTGA